From Scomber scombrus chromosome 9, fScoSco1.1, whole genome shotgun sequence, one genomic window encodes:
- the LOC133985459 gene encoding neuronal acetylcholine receptor subunit alpha-3-like has protein sequence MIFPGKLTNVLLLVLLTAQGCFSSKAEDRLFRRLFRRYNQFIRPVENVSDPVTVEFEVSISQLVKVDEVNQIMETNLWLRHVWNDYKLKWTPVEYDGIEFIRVPSNKIWRPDIVLYNNAVGDFLVEDKTKALLKFDGTITWVPPAIFKSSCPMDITYFPFDYQNCSMKFGSWTYDKAKIDLVLIGSKVNLKDFWESGEWEIIDAPGYKHDIKYNCCEEIYPDITYSFYIRRLPLFYTINLIIPCLLISFLTVLVFYLPSDCGEKVTLCISVLLSLTVFLLVITETIPSTSLVIPLIGEYLLFTMIFVTLSIVITVFVLNVHYRTPMTHTMPEWVRAVFLGVLPRVMLMRRPIDQGCSSSASITGGTGGPGGGSSGGNKKRKNSLGGGSGTGSVSVGGITGGVPCPALDGGTGGGGASSAGGSMNCVEYGEMNRDMNRDMNRRCPYRGKEVPTPVPPPIVPPPPQAPQTQGPQESELPKVPRPLSAPSPVNAVVAFSVVSPEIKQAIESVKYIAENMRTRNKAKEVEDDWKYVAMVIDRIFLWVFVTVCVLGTLGLFLQPVINFLK, from the exons ATGATTTTCCCCGGGAAACTAACAAACGTCCTCCTGCTGGTGCTCCTGACAGCGCAAG GCTGTTTTTCATCTAAGGCAGAGGACAGATTATTTCGGAGGTTGTTCCGCAGGTACAACCAGTTCATCCGACCAGTGGAGAATGTATCTGATCCAGTCACAGTGGAATTCGAGGTGTCCATATCTCAACTAGTCAAAGTG GATGAGGTCAATCAAATTATGGAAACCAATCTGTGGCTGAGACAT GTCTGGAATGACTATAAACTGAAATGGACTCCTGTTGAGTACGATGGCATTGAGTTCATACGAGTTCCATCTAATAAGATTTGGAGGCCAGACATTGTTTTGTACAACAA TGCTGTAGGTGATTTCTTAGTGGAAGACAAGACCAAGGCTCTGTTGAAGTTTGATGGCACCATCACCTGGGTTCCTCCAGCTATTTTTAAATCCTCCTGCCCGATGGACATCACCTATTTCCCCTTTGACTACCAGAACTGCTCCATGAAGTTTGGCTCCTGGACCTATGACAAGGCCAAGATTGACCTGGTGCTCATTGGCTCAAAG GTGAACCTGAAAGACTTCTGGGAAAGTGGAGAGTGGGAGATAATTGATGCACCAGGTTACAAGCACGACATCAAATATAACTGCTGTGAGGAGATCTACCCGGACATCACCTACTCCTTCTACATCCGTCGCCTGCCACTCTTCTACACCATTAACCTCATCATCCCCTGCCTCCTCATCTCCTTCCTCACAGTGTTGGTCTTCTATCTTCCATCTGACTGTGGGGAGAAGGTCACTCTGTGtatctctgtcctcctctccctcactgTGTTCCTGCTGGTCATCACCGAGACTATCCCTTCAACGTCACTTGTCATCCCTCTGATTGGCGAGTACCTCCTCTTTACCATGATTTTTGTCACGCTCAGTATTGTCATCACTGTCTTTGTGCTGAATGTCCACTACCGCACCCCCATGACTCACACAATGCCAGAGTGGGTGAGGGCGGTGTTCCTTGGGGTGCTACCCAGGGTGATGTTGATGAGGCGGCCTATCGACCAGGGCTGTTCCTCTTCTGCCAGTATCACAGGAGGCACAGGAGGACCAGGAGGAGGGAGCAGTGGAGGGaacaagaagagaaagaacagtCTGGGAGGAGGAAGTGGAACTGGAAGCGTAAGCGTTGGAGGTATCACTGGGGGTGTACCGTGTCCAGCGCTAGATGGTGGCACAGGGGGAGGAGGAGCCTCCTCAGCTGGTGGCTCCATGAACTGTGTGGAGTATGGTGAAATGAACCGTGACATGAACCGGGATATGAACAGAAGGTGCCCCTACAGAGGCAAAGAGGTACCGACTCCTGTCCCTCCCCCAATTGTGCCCCCTCCTCCCCAGGCACCCCAGACCCAGGGGCCACAGGAGTCAGAGTTGCCCAAAGTACCAAGGCCCCTAAGTGCCCCATCACCGGTGAATGCTGTGGTTGCCTTCTCCGTGGTGTCACCAGAGATCAAACAGGCCATCGAGAGCGTGAAGTATATCGCTGAGAACATGAGGACTCGCAACAAAGCCAAAGag GTGGAGGATGACTGGAAGTACGTCGCCATGGTCATAGATAGGATCTTCCTATGGGTttttgtgacagtgtgtgtgctgggaACTCTGGGACTCTTCCTTCAGCCAGTCATCAACTTCTTAAAATGA
- the LOC133985433 gene encoding neuronal acetylcholine receptor subunit non-alpha-3-like — MKLAVLLLLLSVSCPLSLANIAAPSEFVSLAEMEDQLLRNLFQGYQRWVRPIQHANDTVKVRFGLKISQLVDVDEKNQLMTTNVWLCQEWIDYKLRWNPDKYGGITSIRVPSENIWLPDIVLYENADGRFEGSLMTKAIVKFNGAITWTPPASYKSACTMDVTFFPFDRQNCTMKFGSWTYDGHMVDLVLMDNQVDRKDFFDNGEWEILSATGAKGNRKDGLYSYPFITYSFILKRLPLFYTLFLIFPCLGLSFLTVLVFYLPSDEGEKLSLSTSVLVSLTVFLLVIEEIIPSSSKVIPLIGEYLLFIMIFVTLSIIVTVFVINVHHRSSATYHPMSPWVRNLFLQKLPRLLCMRGHTDRYHYPELAPESPELKTRSGGRKGGQRTNSGAHGQMTAEGKEEEAWATMLEKAIYSVRYISRHIRKEHFIQEVVQDWKFVAQVLDRIFLWAFLTVAVLGTILIFTPALQKFLKIPPQTASEDPPSN; from the exons ATGAAGTTAGcggtcctcctcctccttctgtcaGTGTCCTGCCCGCTGTCCCTCGCCAACATCGCCG CTCCAAGTGAGTTTGTATCATTGGCTGAGATGGAGGATCAATTGCTGAGGAACCTTTTCCAAGGCTACCAGCGCTGGGTCAGGCCTATTCAACATGCCAATGACACTGTTAAAGTGCGCTTCGGACTCAAGATCTCCCAGCTGGTTGATGTG gATGAGAAGAACCAGCTAATGACAACTAATGTCTGGCTGTGTCAG GAGTGGATTGATTACAAGCTGCGATGGAATCCAGACAAGTATGGAGGAATCACTTCTATCAGAGTTCCTTCTGAAAATATCTGGCTCCCAGACATTGTCCTCTATGAGAA TGCTGATGGGCGATTTGAAGGCTCACTGATGACCAAAGCCATTGTCAAGTTCAATGGTGCCATCACCTGGACACCACCTGCCAGTTACAAGTCTGCTTGCACTATGGATGTCACCTTCTTCCCCTTTGACCGCCAGAACTGCACCATGAAGTTTGGCTCTTGGACATACGATGGCCACATGGTGGACTTGGTTCTGATGGACAACCAGGTAGATCGGAAGGACTTCTTTGATAATGGTGAGTGGGAGATCCTCAGTGCCACTGGCGCAAAAGGGAACAGGAAAGATGGCTTGTACTCTTACCCCTTCATCACATATTCCTTTATACTGAAGAGGCTGCCATTGTTCTACAcactcttcctcatcttccctTGTTTGGGGTTGTCCTTTCTGACCGTCCTGGTGTTTTACCTTCCTTCAGATGAAGGGGAGAAGCTGTCACTCTCTACCTCCGTCTTAGTGTCACTCACTGTGTTCCTCTTGGTCATAGAAGAGatcatcccctcctcctcaaAAGTGATCCCACTTATTGGAGAGTATCTGCTGTTCATTATGATCTTTGTCACACTCTCAATCATCGTCACTGTCTTTGTCATCAACGTGCACCACCGCTCCTCAGCCACCTACCACCCCATGTCGCCGTGGGTTCGTAATCTCTTCCTTCAGAAATTACCCAGGTTGCTGTGCATGCGAGGTCACACTGACCGCTACCACTACCCAGAACTGGCACCTGAAAGTCCTGAGCTCAAAACACGATCTGGAGGTCGGAAAGGTGGCCAGAGAACGAACAGCGGAGCTCACGGACAGATGACTGCTgaagggaaagaggaggaggccTGGGCAACTATGTTGGAAAAGGCCATCTACTCAGTGCGGTACATCAGCCGACACATCCGCAAGGAGCACTTCATTCAAGAG gTAGTACAAGACTGGAAGTTTGTGGCCCAGGTATTAGACCGGATCTTCCTGTGGGCTTTCCTTACTGTTGCGGTACTGGGCACCATCCTCATCTTCACTCCAGCTCTTCAGAAGTTCCTCAAAATCCCACCTCAAACTGCAAGTGAGGATCCACCTTCAAACTAA